The following are from one region of the Paenibacillus sp. KS-LC4 genome:
- the pgsA gene encoding CDP-diacylglycerol--glycerol-3-phosphate 3-phosphatidyltransferase, with protein sequence MNLANKITLVRIILVPIIMVFLLVNMNVGSVVFDDYSITYNQIIAAIIFIVAASTDGLDGYIARKNKIVTNLGKLLDPLADKLLVAAVLISLVEMDKLAGWIAILIISREFAVTGLRQIALLEGSVMAASKWGKWKTAVQITMIISLLLNNFPFAFISVPFDLIASWVAVAITLYSGIDYFVKNKHLIPVE encoded by the coding sequence AATAAAATTACGCTTGTTAGAATTATTTTAGTGCCAATTATTATGGTTTTCCTGCTCGTTAATATGAATGTGGGCTCAGTTGTATTTGATGACTATTCCATTACATATAACCAGATAATTGCAGCAATTATTTTCATTGTGGCAGCGAGTACGGACGGGTTAGACGGGTATATCGCCCGTAAGAACAAAATTGTAACCAATTTGGGCAAGCTTCTTGATCCACTTGCTGATAAGCTGCTTGTTGCGGCTGTGCTAATTTCACTGGTGGAGATGGATAAGCTGGCTGGCTGGATTGCAATTCTGATTATTAGCCGTGAATTCGCTGTTACTGGACTTCGCCAAATTGCGCTGCTTGAGGGCAGTGTTATGGCAGCTAGCAAATGGGGCAAGTGGAAAACAGCTGTACAAATTACGATGATCATATCGCTTTTGCTTAACAACTTCCCGTTCGCTTTCATCTCGGTTCCATTTGATTTGATTGCAAGCTGGGTCGCAGTTGCAATTACGCTCTATTCCGGAATTGATTATTTTGTGAAAAATAAACATTTAATTCCGGTAGAATAA